TTCTGTTTCATGTAACTATTATATAATACAACGAGTTACAGGTACAGCCCAAGGTCCGTCAATGGAGAAATTCCGACGGCGCTGCGTCCAAATCATCGCCTTACTGTCCTAATTCAAATCCGGATACCGTCATCCAATCGACCAACCGAAACCAACCTCGAAAAGGTGAGGTTTTTCAAAGTTCCCGAATCTGGAATCCTGAATCCTGGAATCCTGGAATCTGGAATCTTGGAATCTGGAATCTGGAATCCTGGAATCTGGAATCCTGGAATCCTGGAATCCTGGAATCTGGAATCCTGGAATCTGGAATCCTGGTCCCTGTCAAAACTCCGATACCTACGCCTCGAACCGAATTTGCGAGTAGATCTCGCTGAGGGCGATCTTGCAATTTATCGAATCGAGCGAGATAACGTCGTCGCGGAGCGAATAGATCTTGTAGATCCACTGGTTTATCGTCTGTTTGTGGTAATGTTCGACACGCATTTCCTCTTCTTTTACGAGAACTATCTCCTTTATGCTGTCGATGGCGAGATACCGGTCGAGTTTCTCGGTCTTGTCCTGATGCAACGTCGCCCGTGACATGATCTCGACGATGACCGTCGGATTCGTCAAGATATCAAGTTCCTTGCCCTCAAAGGACGGCTCGCCGCTGACAACGATGACGTCCGGATAGCAGTAGTTGTTGGGCGACATCTTGACGCGCATATCATTGACGTAAACCTCTTTCCCCTGCCCCCGAATGCGGCTGCCGATGGCGATCGTCGTATTGCTGCC
The DNA window shown above is from Acidobacteriota bacterium and carries:
- a CDS encoding Uma2 family endonuclease translates to MSEKILSQSEKIYTAEDYLRFERRDSGKKDRASGPTGSSRRHNLIGSNTTIAIGSRIRGQGKEVYVNDMRVKMSPNNYCYPDVIVVSGEPSFEGKELDILTNPTVIVEIMSRATLHQDKTEKLDRYLAIDSIKEIVLVKEEEMRVEHYHKQTINQWIYKIYSLRDDVISLDSINCKIALSEIYSQIRFEA